One Holophagales bacterium genomic window, CCTCGACGCCCGGCCGATGCGCGACTTCCTCGCCGCGCACCTGCAGGGAGCGCAGAGCGTCGCGGTCGAGAACCTCCGCTCCACGTCGGGCGGCGTCCCCGCCACGACATACCCGCCTGAGGTCCCGGCGTCGTCTTCGCCTTCGCGCCGGGGGTGACCTTCCGGGTCACACGTCGTCGTCTACGGCGCAGAGAGCGACAACGACGCGACGTGTCGCCACGGCCGCCCTGATCGCCGGAGCCCGGAAAGTCTCCGTCCTGACGGCGGCTTCGCGCTGGACGGCCGAGGCGCGCGCGACGACGAAGGACCGTTCGCTCATCCCTGTCGCAAAGCCGACCCTCCCGGGCGATACCTCGTCCTCGTCCCGATCGACGACGTGAAGAAGCGCATCGGCGACGAGAGAACCGTCTTCTTGGACTGCGGCCTGAGGAGCAGTGGGCGGCAGGGCGCATTCCGGGGCGAGGAACCGCTTCTGGAAGAAGGACGTCGACGGCGGCTCGTTCCGCCCCGAGGCCGCGACCCGCGCGGAGCTCGAAGAGGCCGGCGTCTCCTGGGAGAGGCCCGTCGTCGTCTACTGCAACAGCGGCCACCAGGCCTCGGAGACCTTCTACACGCTGAGATTCCGGCTCGGCCATCCTGACGTGCGGCTCTTACCAGGGTTCCTGGCTGAGGGTCGATGACGCCGGAGCGCCGAGAGAATCGTCCGCCCCGCGGAGCCTGCGGCGAAGCGACGGCCGGCGAGATCGCCGCGCCTCGCCTCCTCGGCCGGCGCGGGGGTCGCGAACGCCCTCGCAGGGGCGGACGATCTCACGTTCCCTGACGCTCATCCTCCCCTCGGGGTCCTGGCGATCCAGGCGAACGCCACGTCGACGATCGCGCTCCTCCCGGGCGGCCGCGAGCCTCGCCGGCTACCGGCGCGAGGTGGCGACGCACCGCGCCTGGCTGAAGACGCTCTTCCTCCCGAGCCCCGTCGGCGGCGGCATCGGGTCGGTTCTCCTCCTGAAACTCCCGAGAAGCTCTTTCGCGAGCCTCGCGCCGTCCTCGTCCTCTTCGCGACGCCCTCTTCATGCTCCAGATCGTCCTCTCGAAGAGGAAGGGCGACGTCGAGGCGGCACGCGCCAGACGGCCCACGACGGCCCGTTGGGGCATGGCGACGCTGGCCCAGCTCGCCGTCGCGGTCTACGGCGGCTACTTCGGCGCAGGCATCGGCATCCTGATGCTCGTCGTCCTCGGCTTCCTGGGCCTCACCGACATCCACGCGATGAACGGGCTGGAAGAACTCTTCGGCATCACGATCAACGTCGTCGCGGCGGCGTGGTTCGTCCTGCACGGCGCCGTCCTTCGGCCCATCGCGCTCGTGATGATCGGGGAGCGACGGTCGGCGGTTACGCCGGGCGCGCTTTGGCCCGGCGCATCGGCAAGGAGAAGGGCGCGCGGCCGTCGTCGTCATCGGCCCCGGCGCTCACCGCCGTCCTCCTGCTCCAGCGGAGCTGACGCTGAGCGCCCCGGCCCGTTCCTCTTACGAGGCCGAGGTGGGCACGGACGCCGGTGTCGGACACGGCGAGCGTCCTCGCGCCGGAGAGCGCCTCGGCGGCTAGCTTCCTCGCCTCGCCCTTCCGGCCGGAGGCCGGCGAGGACCTCGGCGCTGAGCGAGGCGAAGAGCGGCGCGACGTCGAGGGGTCCTCCCTGCCGACGCGCTGGGCGTCGGCGAGGAGCGTCGCCGGTTCCGCCGCGGGCGCGCCGGACCTCAGGGCTCCAGTAGCGGAAGAGCCTGATCGAGACCTGATTCGCCTGAAGCGCGGACGCCGGCCGGTACGCCAGGCGATCCAGACCTGGAGCGGCGCGGTGTCGAAACCCCGGTCGGGATAGGCCGCGTCGAACCGGTTCGTGACCTCGGCCGCGGCCTCGTCCCACCGGCGCGCGCTTCGCCGAGAGCGAGGTCCTCCGACGATCAGCTCAGTGGGGTCGGCCCCGAGCCGGACGCGGTCCCCTTTTTCCGAGAGAGGCCGCGGCGATACCAGTCGATGGCCCGGCCGAGATCTCCATGGAGGTGGAACGCGCGGCCCGCTTCCACGGCGATCGGCGCGCCTGCTCCTCCGTCCGCCCGTAAGCGGACACCCAGGCCGCATCCGCCGCAGCGCTCCGGCCGGCGTCGAGGAGCGCCACGGCCCGGGCCCGGGCAGTCCACTGGCAAGGGCGTCGCCGGCCTCCCTGAGCGCGTTCCCACGCCAGCTCCACTTCAGACAAGGCCTCTGCGGTCCGGCCCGCGCCCCGAAGCCGGGCGGCCTCTTTCGCAGGTGCACATACGCCTCTTCCCGGGCCAGCGCGCGCCTTTCTGATTCCCCCGGCCGCACGGGGACCACGTCGAGGAAATCCGTCGAGAGCGAGCTCTTCGATCTGTCTCGGTCCATACGCCCCGACCTTAGGACGCTCGCCGCCTCGACCGCGGGGCCGGACGCTTCCGTCGAAGACCGCATGCGGGGACGAGGGCGTACCAGGCCAGGAGCGGGGACCGGTCGCCCCAGGACGGGCGGTCCGGCGATTCCGCAGAAGGCAGGCTGGCGTCGCGACCGACCGCTCCGTCGTCCCGCGGGACCTTCAGCGCCGCGACCGAGCCGGAGAAGCCCATCCGGTTGTTGAACCCGGCGAGGATCAGTCCTTCCGGCCGTCTGCGTCGACGTCGGCCGCGGCCCCGGCGTAGTGATGCCTGGAACCGTAGAACGCGACGACGACCCGCCGGCGTTTCAGGTCGCAGACGTAGGTCGCGCCGGGATAGAGCGGGCTGTGACACAGGCTCACGGCCACCTCGTCGACGCCATCTCCCTCCACGCCGAACGGGAAGAGCGCGCCCGCGACGAAGGTGTTCGAGAGAACGTCGGGAAAGCAGCGGGCCAAAGGCCGCGGAGACGGGCTCGGGGAGAGGCACGGCCAAGACCCGTCCGGTGAGCGGATGGAGGAGCTCGAGGACCTTCCCTCGGCTCGTCGAGCCGCCTCGCACGGCCACGGCTCCCGTCCGCCCGTCCCCCAGCCGGACGAGGTTGACCTGACGCCCCGCCTCCACGCCCGCGCGCCGCCAGGGCAGGCGTCCTCGCCGTCGAGCGCCTGGATTCCCCTGCGCCGTCCGGAACGAGGCGACAGCTGCGGCCGATTCCACGGGAAGACCGGGAGGAACGCCAGCACGAGGACGATCGCCAGAAGTGCGGCCGAAATGCCGATCGCGAGGGCCGCGCAGCCGGCGCGGAGCCCTCCGCGCCTCCGGCCCCGAGGACGGCGAGGGACGTCGGCGGTCAGGCGTAGCGCCTCTCGCGGTCCTTCGCGAGGAGGCGCGTGACGATGCCGGCGAGCCAGGAGGGCGACTGCGGCCGGAGCTTCCTGACATCAGGTGGTTTCCGGCGGATGTGCGCCACGATCGTCCTGATGGGCCGAGCCGGTGCGCAGCGGCACCTTTCCAGCGAGCATCTCGAAGAGAACGACCCCGAACGCGTAGAGGCCGCCCGCGCGTCGAGGAGGTCGCTGAGCGCCTGCCCGGCGCGAGAGGTACTGATGGTCCCGACGAGCCCCTCGGTCTCCGTAACGCGGGTCTCGGTATCTTCCCAGTGCCGGGCGAGGCCGAAATCGGCGAGCCACTTCTCCCGACGCCGACAGGAGGATGTTCCCGGCTTCACGTCGCGGTGAACGATGCCCAGCGCGTGCAGGTCGGCGAG contains:
- a CDS encoding sulfite exporter TauE/SafE family protein; the protein is MLQIVLSKRKGDVEAARARRPTTARWGMATLAQLAVAVYGGYFGAGIGILMLVVLGFLGLTDIHAMNGLEELFGITINVVAAAWFVLHGAVLRPIALVMIGERRSAVTPGALWPGASARRRARGRRRHRPRRSPPSSCSSGADAERPGPFLLRGRGGHGRRCRTRRASSRRRAPRRLASSPRPSGRRPARTSALSEAKSGATSRGPPCRRAGRRRGASPVPPRARRTSGLQ